The Streptococcus sp. S5 genome contains a region encoding:
- the pyrR gene encoding bifunctional pyr operon transcriptional regulator/uracil phosphoribosyltransferase PyrR codes for MKTKEVVDDLTMKRAITRITYEIIERNKDLSQIVLVGIKTRGVYIARRIQERLSQLEQIDVPVAELDTKPFRDDMKATEDTTVLPVDIAHREVILIDDVLYTGRTIRAAIDNLVSHGRPARVSLAVLVDRGHRELPIRPDFVGKNIPTSKSEEIIVEMVELDGQDRVLIKEA; via the coding sequence ATGAAAACCAAAGAAGTCGTTGATGATTTGACGATGAAACGGGCCATTACCCGTATCACCTACGAAATCATTGAACGAAACAAAGATTTGAGCCAGATTGTGCTGGTGGGGATCAAGACGCGTGGTGTTTACATCGCTCGCCGGATCCAAGAACGCCTCTCTCAGCTGGAACAAATCGATGTCCCTGTAGCAGAACTAGATACCAAGCCTTTCCGAGATGATATGAAGGCGACAGAAGATACAACGGTCTTACCAGTTGATATCGCTCATAGAGAAGTTATCTTGATCGATGATGTTCTCTATACAGGTCGCACGATACGCGCTGCCATTGATAATCTGGTCAGTCACGGTCGTCCTGCTCGAGTGAGTCTTGCGGTTCTAGTAGACCGTGGGCATCGGGAGTTGCCGATTCGTCCAGACTTTGTTGGGAAAAATATCCCGACAAGTAAGTCAGAGGAAATCATTGTCGAGATGGTGGAGCTAGACGGTCAAGACCGCGTCCTCATCAAAGAAGCTTAA
- a CDS encoding aspartate carbamoyltransferase catalytic subunit — MSENQIALKNLVSMETLTNEEVMALIKRGIEFKNGAKASYEDQHIISNLFFEPSTRTHKAFEVAELKLGCDLLDFDVKTSSVNKGETLYDTILTMSALGVDVCVIRHPEVDYYKELVESPTITASIVNGGDGSGQHPSQSLLDLMTIYQEFGHFDGLKVCIAGDLDHSRVAKSNMQILKRLGATLYFAGPDEWRSAEFEDYGTFVTIDEVIEEVDVMMFLRVQHERHDYESLFSKENYHRLHGLTQERYDRMKDTAILMHPAPVNRDVEIADHLVEAPKSRIVEQMTNGVFVRMAIIEAVLKGRGAK, encoded by the coding sequence ATGTCTGAAAATCAAATCGCTCTTAAAAACCTTGTCTCAATGGAAACTCTTACCAATGAAGAAGTAATGGCATTGATCAAACGTGGGATTGAGTTCAAAAACGGAGCTAAAGCATCCTACGAAGACCAACACATCATCTCTAACCTTTTCTTTGAACCTTCAACTCGTACCCACAAAGCCTTTGAAGTGGCAGAGTTGAAATTGGGATGTGATCTCCTTGACTTTGATGTGAAGACAAGCTCTGTGAACAAAGGGGAAACACTTTACGATACCATCTTAACCATGTCAGCTCTTGGAGTAGATGTCTGTGTCATCCGTCACCCTGAAGTCGACTACTACAAAGAATTGGTTGAAAGTCCAACGATCACTGCATCTATCGTCAATGGTGGGGACGGTTCAGGTCAACACCCAAGCCAAAGCTTGCTTGATTTGATGACTATCTACCAAGAATTCGGTCACTTTGATGGTTTGAAAGTTTGTATCGCTGGGGACTTGGATCACTCACGTGTGGCAAAATCAAATATGCAAATCTTGAAACGTTTGGGAGCAACCCTCTACTTTGCAGGTCCAGACGAATGGAGAAGTGCGGAATTTGAAGACTATGGAACCTTCGTCACTATCGATGAAGTCATTGAAGAAGTGGATGTGATGATGTTCTTGCGTGTGCAACACGAACGTCATGATTACGAATCACTCTTCTCTAAAGAAAACTACCACCGTCTTCACGGTTTGACACAAGAACGTTATGACCGTATGAAAGATACTGCGATCTTGATGCACCCAGCACCAGTCAACCGTGACGTTGAAATTGCGGACCACTTGGTAGAAGCTCCTAAATCACGTATCGTAGAACAAATGACTAACGGTGTCTTTGTCCGTATGGCCATTATTGAAGCCGTCCTTAAAGGTCGCGGTGCAAAATAA
- a CDS encoding carbamoyl phosphate synthase small subunit, which yields MKRLLVLEDGTVFEGEAFGADLYVTGELVFTTAMTGYQELITDQAFSGQILSFTFPVIGATGINRDDSESITPTCLAVVVQHLVEMPSNWRQQMTLDEFLKRKKIPGIVGIDTRQVAKIVRKYGRMKATVINKGDSIEHILDQLRATVLPKDQVRQVSTKTAYAVPGFGKSIALIDLGVKHSVLRQLSQRDCNVTVYPYDISYDELMEQQPDGVILSSGPGDPHQVKKLCRLIQKINGQIPIWGMGLGAQVLAQAYGAELAPMEVGHFGLNIPVREIATGKIEITSQNHLYSIARDSLPHDLLVTHENVNDHSIEAFRHRYQPILGVQFQVDASPGPRENLYFYDEFLELIDAKIHESRREKE from the coding sequence ATGAAACGATTATTGGTCCTAGAGGATGGGACTGTATTTGAAGGAGAAGCCTTTGGTGCAGACTTATATGTGACTGGTGAATTGGTCTTTACGACAGCCATGACAGGCTATCAAGAATTGATCACGGATCAGGCTTTTAGTGGCCAGATCCTCTCCTTTACCTTTCCAGTTATTGGCGCAACAGGGATCAATCGAGATGATTCTGAATCGATTACTCCCACTTGTTTGGCAGTAGTGGTTCAACATCTGGTGGAGATGCCGAGCAATTGGCGGCAACAGATGACCTTGGATGAATTCTTGAAGCGAAAAAAAATCCCTGGTATTGTAGGGATTGATACGAGACAGGTGGCAAAAATTGTCCGCAAGTATGGACGGATGAAGGCGACTGTCATTAACAAGGGGGATTCAATTGAGCATATTTTGGATCAGTTGCGAGCGACAGTCCTTCCCAAAGACCAAGTGCGTCAAGTCTCGACAAAAACAGCCTATGCTGTACCAGGTTTTGGAAAGAGTATTGCCTTGATCGATCTAGGGGTCAAGCACTCTGTCTTACGCCAGCTGAGTCAAAGGGACTGTAATGTCACGGTCTATCCCTATGATATCTCTTATGATGAACTGATGGAACAGCAGCCCGATGGCGTTATTTTATCCAGTGGGCCTGGAGATCCCCATCAGGTGAAAAAACTCTGTCGCTTGATCCAAAAAATCAATGGTCAAATTCCGATCTGGGGCATGGGCTTGGGAGCACAGGTACTGGCTCAAGCTTATGGAGCGGAGCTAGCTCCCATGGAAGTTGGACACTTCGGATTAAATATTCCTGTTCGTGAAATTGCGACAGGAAAAATCGAGATAACGAGTCAAAATCACTTGTATAGTATCGCACGCGATAGCCTACCCCATGATTTATTGGTCACGCATGAAAACGTCAATGACCATAGTATCGAAGCTTTTCGCCATCGTTACCAACCGATTTTAGGGGTTCAATTCCAAGTGGATGCTAGTCCAGGGCCAAGGGAAAATCTCTATTTTTACGATGAATTTTTAGAGTTGATTGATGCCAAAATTCACGAAAGTAGAAGGGAGAAGGAATGA
- a CDS encoding ATP-binding protein — protein MMKENQKLLLLFGDSYQDISLLAAVNEAQKLNAKNGNALVLYLGEENAITQEAGEQVVVSKLKLDALRTTLLSYTGSRLLLTFADKQILNLLFRLEETGFFKDASIMIIGPSLQRYRSFYQQADQRRLFQELGYQVPASALVGSVREAIEFSEGIQFPIMIWPVASKQGQGRKIAHNLDDLCEAVETGLSVSPSQQCLLEFSTYGFKELDFVVMRDREDNHYLASSIESIDPVGIHSSDSYQFMPAVTLTDREFQNLREAAIHISRYLKLTGAISIKFALDPTSYAFYILEVNPFASDSISMASMGLGYSLFEQGVQLQLGRSLEHLPHPLLKDLKAVYEPSLDYIFFKIPIFSDAAKNARLNTQIHSYGAVYGFGKRIDEAYQQALETIKDKNLLTILPEEMSDDELIQKIARHMPHRLFYILEALKRGFEFEELLDLSKLAPVYLQVLANLVAMEKAEKVATSPAFLPVDPSAGLYEVKAGAAYYLTQNGTNESLALDAACVLVDDLEIRDERFYQKVRKLVKELKEKGQQVILLTNRPFTESLADKVYYLPINETSLHLVQTIDQVKDIVKLSNLQ, from the coding sequence ATGATGAAAGAAAACCAGAAATTGCTTCTCCTATTTGGAGATTCTTATCAGGATATTAGCCTCTTGGCTGCGGTAAATGAAGCACAAAAACTGAATGCCAAGAATGGAAATGCTCTTGTCCTTTATCTGGGTGAAGAAAATGCTATCACACAGGAAGCTGGAGAACAGGTTGTAGTCAGTAAGCTCAAGTTGGATGCTCTTAGGACGACTCTTCTTTCCTATACAGGATCTCGTTTGCTCCTAACCTTTGCGGATAAACAGATTTTGAACCTCTTGTTTCGTTTGGAAGAAACTGGATTTTTCAAAGACGCATCGATCATGATTATCGGACCGAGCCTCCAACGCTACCGTAGTTTTTATCAGCAGGCGGATCAACGACGCCTCTTTCAAGAGTTGGGCTATCAGGTACCCGCTTCCGCACTGGTTGGTTCGGTTCGCGAAGCCATCGAGTTTTCTGAAGGCATTCAATTTCCCATTATGATCTGGCCGGTAGCGAGTAAGCAAGGGCAGGGGCGAAAGATTGCTCATAACCTGGATGACTTGTGCGAAGCAGTAGAAACGGGACTTTCTGTCTCTCCAAGTCAGCAGTGTTTGCTAGAATTTTCGACCTATGGCTTTAAGGAACTGGATTTTGTCGTCATGCGGGATCGCGAAGACAACCACTACCTGGCGTCCTCTATTGAAAGCATTGATCCTGTCGGGATCCACTCTAGTGACTCTTATCAATTTATGCCAGCGGTTACCCTGACTGACCGGGAGTTTCAAAATCTTCGTGAAGCAGCGATCCACATCAGTCGCTATTTGAAGCTGACAGGAGCCATTTCGATCAAGTTTGCTTTGGATCCGACGAGCTATGCTTTTTATATCCTAGAAGTTAATCCATTTGCTTCAGATAGTATCTCGATGGCCTCTATGGGCTTGGGCTATTCCTTGTTTGAGCAAGGAGTACAGTTGCAATTAGGGCGGTCTCTCGAGCATTTGCCTCATCCCCTATTAAAAGATCTAAAGGCTGTTTACGAACCGAGTTTGGACTATATCTTCTTTAAGATCCCGATTTTTTCTGATGCTGCTAAAAATGCCCGCCTCAATACCCAAATTCACTCTTATGGGGCAGTTTATGGATTTGGGAAGAGAATCGATGAAGCTTATCAACAAGCTCTAGAAACCATTAAAGACAAGAACTTGCTGACCATCCTTCCTGAGGAAATGAGCGATGATGAATTAATCCAGAAAATTGCTCGTCATATGCCCCACCGGCTCTTCTATATCTTAGAAGCCTTGAAACGTGGTTTTGAGTTTGAGGAACTCTTGGATTTGAGTAAATTAGCACCTGTCTATTTGCAGGTTCTAGCCAACCTTGTAGCAATGGAAAAAGCGGAAAAAGTTGCAACAAGCCCAGCCTTTCTTCCGGTTGATCCATCAGCTGGCTTATATGAGGTCAAAGCGGGAGCAGCCTATTATCTGACCCAGAATGGAACCAATGAATCATTGGCTTTGGACGCAGCTTGTGTCTTGGTGGATGATCTAGAAATCCGCGATGAGCGTTTTTACCAAAAGGTGAGAAAGCTGGTGAAAGAGCTGAAAGAAAAAGGACAACAGGTGATCTTACTCACGAATCGTCCTTTTACAGAATCTTTGGCAGATAAAGTCTATTATCTTCCGATCAATGAGACAAGCCTTCATTTGGTTCAGACCATTGATCAAGTCAAAGATATTGTCAAGCTTTCTAATCTACAATAA
- the pepT gene encoding peptidase T, with product MKYQNLLDRFITYVKVNTRSDENSTTTPSTQSQVDFATNVLIPEMKRMGLQNVYYLPNGYAIGTLPANDPSFTRKIGFISHMDTADFNAENVNPQIVENYDGGVIALGDSGFTLDPANFAHLNNYKGQTLITTDGTTLLGADDKSGIAEIMTAIEYLTAHPEIKHGEIRVGFGPDEEIGVGADQFDAEDFDVDFAYTVDGGPLGELQYETFSAAGAEITFKGRNVHPGTAKGQMINALQLAIDFHNKLPEGARPELTEGYEGFYHLMNIDGTVEEASASYIIRDFETESFEKRKDLMKSIADQMNAELGSERVLLTLKDQYYNMKQVIEKDMTPITLAKEVMEDLGITPIIEPIRGGTDGSKISFMGIPTPNIFAGGENMHGRFEYVSLQTMERAVDTIIGIVTKK from the coding sequence ATGAAATACCAAAATTTGTTGGACCGTTTTATTACCTATGTAAAAGTTAACACACGTTCAGATGAAAATTCTACAACCACTCCAAGTACCCAATCACAAGTTGATTTTGCAACAAACGTCTTGATCCCTGAGATGAAACGCATGGGCCTTCAAAACGTCTACTATTTGCCAAACGGCTATGCTATTGGAACACTTCCAGCTAATGATCCAAGCTTTACACGCAAGATTGGATTTATCTCTCACATGGATACCGCTGACTTCAATGCCGAAAATGTCAATCCTCAAATCGTTGAGAATTATGATGGGGGTGTCATTGCCCTTGGTGACTCTGGTTTCACACTCGATCCAGCCAATTTTGCTCATTTGAACAACTACAAGGGACAAACCTTGATCACAACGGATGGTACTACTCTTCTGGGGGCAGACGATAAGTCAGGTATCGCTGAAATCATGACAGCTATTGAATACCTGACAGCTCATCCTGAAATCAAACATGGAGAAATCCGTGTCGGCTTTGGTCCAGATGAAGAAATCGGAGTCGGTGCAGATCAATTTGATGCAGAGGATTTTGATGTAGACTTTGCCTATACTGTTGATGGTGGTCCTCTCGGAGAGCTTCAATACGAAACCTTCTCAGCAGCTGGGGCTGAAATCACCTTCAAAGGACGCAATGTCCACCCAGGTACAGCCAAAGGTCAAATGATCAACGCTCTTCAATTGGCCATTGATTTCCATAACAAACTCCCTGAAGGAGCACGTCCAGAATTAACCGAAGGCTATGAAGGCTTCTACCACTTGATGAACATCGATGGAACTGTCGAGGAAGCAAGTGCTAGCTATATCATTCGGGACTTTGAAACAGAAAGCTTTGAGAAACGCAAAGACCTTATGAAATCTATTGCCGATCAGATGAATGCGGAGCTCGGTAGCGAACGCGTTCTCCTCACCCTCAAAGATCAGTATTACAACATGAAGCAAGTGATTGAAAAAGATATGACACCAATCACCCTTGCTAAGGAAGTCATGGAAGATCTTGGAATCACTCCAATCATTGAACCGATCCGCGGTGGTACAGATGGCTCTAAAATTTCCTTTATGGGGATTCCAACACCTAATATCTTTGCCGGTGGCGAAAACATGCATGGTCGCTTTGAATACGTAAGTCTCCAAACCATGGAACGCGCAGTTGATACCATTATCGGTATTGTGACCAAAAAATAA
- a CDS encoding Cof-type HAD-IIB family hydrolase, producing MIQLIAIDLDGTLLHEDKTLSTGNIEALHRAHEAGYDIVICTGRPLAGVRPIFEEIGLPDGNYYMIINNGCTTLSIKNWEIIGKEELSLEDMHRLHVLTKDTDVQLTLFDMDHYLVVAPEASELVTMDAGIVNSKPTLVSEEDLPNLVPIFQAMYVGDPSAIDDFQDQNEAALEADFNTVRSQDILFEILPKGASKASALQALSQTLGYRRDQVMALGDANNDLEMLRFAGYSIAMGNGNAAVKEIADFITLTNDEDGVAHAIHKLIETEKGE from the coding sequence ATGATTCAATTAATCGCGATTGACTTGGATGGCACCCTCTTGCATGAGGATAAGACTTTATCGACAGGAAATATTGAAGCCCTTCACCGGGCTCATGAAGCCGGCTATGACATTGTGATCTGTACGGGGCGCCCCTTAGCGGGTGTACGGCCCATCTTTGAAGAGATTGGACTCCCTGATGGCAACTACTATATGATTATTAATAACGGGTGTACAACCTTGTCGATTAAGAATTGGGAAATCATTGGCAAGGAAGAATTGAGCCTTGAGGACATGCACCGGTTGCATGTTTTGACAAAAGATACAGACGTCCAGCTAACCTTATTTGATATGGATCACTACCTAGTAGTCGCACCTGAAGCCAGTGAACTTGTTACTATGGATGCGGGCATTGTTAATAGTAAACCGACACTTGTCTCAGAAGAGGATCTGCCCAACCTTGTTCCTATTTTTCAAGCCATGTACGTGGGAGATCCTTCTGCTATTGATGACTTCCAAGATCAGAATGAGGCTGCATTAGAGGCCGATTTTAACACTGTTCGTTCACAGGATATCTTGTTTGAAATCTTGCCAAAAGGCGCGAGCAAGGCTTCTGCTCTTCAAGCATTAAGTCAAACATTAGGTTACAGGAGAGACCAGGTCATGGCTCTTGGAGATGCAAACAATGACCTTGAAATGCTCCGTTTTGCTGGTTACAGCATAGCTATGGGAAATGGCAATGCTGCTGTCAAGGAAATCGCAGACTTCATCACCCTGACCAATGATGAGGATGGCGTGGCCCATGCTATTCACAAATTAATTGAAACTGAAAAAGGAGAATGA
- a CDS encoding LexA family transcriptional regulator, with product MARGRGKASPQDKEALRIISEKIRELLKEQGKKQIELSRITGIPASTLTGYVKGTSLPVPENLEKIAAFFQVAVAEIDPRLRNDFVVIDSEIERLYKQLDEGNQENLLSYGKSLLTHQKERQKIEKQYHSYSVYDSFAAYQNQKQADIVWFDQKIPYDLAFWIHTDSLEPKYEKGAVVLIKQTYYDQAGAIYAIDFDGQTLIKRVFREANGIRLVSLNKKYSDQIIPLDEEPGVIGKVIDGFVPLDLEEIK from the coding sequence TTGGCCAGAGGTCGTGGAAAAGCAAGTCCTCAAGACAAAGAGGCATTACGGATTATATCGGAAAAGATCAGAGAATTACTGAAAGAACAGGGAAAAAAGCAGATCGAATTATCTCGTATTACTGGAATCCCTGCAAGTACCCTGACTGGATATGTAAAAGGAACTTCTCTTCCCGTTCCCGAAAATTTAGAGAAGATTGCAGCCTTTTTCCAGGTAGCAGTTGCTGAAATTGACCCTCGATTGCGCAATGATTTTGTGGTCATTGATTCAGAGATTGAACGATTATATAAACAGCTCGATGAAGGAAATCAAGAAAATCTTCTTTCTTATGGAAAGAGTCTCTTGACCCATCAAAAAGAAAGACAGAAAATTGAAAAGCAATACCACTCGTATTCTGTCTATGATTCTTTTGCAGCTTACCAAAATCAAAAGCAAGCTGATATCGTCTGGTTTGATCAAAAGATTCCTTACGATTTGGCTTTTTGGATTCATACGGATTCCCTCGAGCCTAAATACGAAAAAGGGGCCGTTGTCTTAATCAAACAAACCTATTACGATCAAGCAGGGGCTATTTATGCCATTGATTTTGATGGGCAGACCTTGATCAAACGGGTATTTCGTGAGGCCAACGGTATTCGACTGGTTTCCCTTAATAAGAAATATAGTGATCAAATCATTCCACTAGATGAGGAACCTGGGGTGATTGGAAAAGTGATTGATGGCTTTGTTCCTCTTGATTTGGAGGAAATCAAATGA
- a CDS encoding GNAT family N-acetyltransferase — MIRSVQVKDAGQIRDLCHQALGYDSTLEKVAAQIDKFNSPDSDHFCFVYEEEQTGHILGYVEAEVYESLYSDAGLNVLGLAVFPSAQGRGIGRQLMERVEELAKSKHYAFIRLNSASHRKEAHVFYERIGYEGNKTQKRFLKIMN; from the coding sequence ATGATTCGTAGCGTTCAAGTCAAAGATGCAGGTCAGATTAGAGATTTATGTCACCAAGCATTGGGGTATGATTCGACCCTTGAAAAAGTGGCAGCTCAGATTGATAAATTTAATTCGCCAGATTCGGATCATTTTTGCTTTGTTTATGAAGAGGAACAAACAGGCCATATTCTTGGTTATGTGGAAGCGGAAGTTTATGAAAGTCTCTATAGTGACGCTGGTCTAAATGTTTTGGGACTTGCTGTTTTCCCTTCTGCTCAAGGACGTGGGATCGGTCGCCAATTGATGGAGCGAGTTGAAGAACTTGCCAAAAGCAAGCATTATGCTTTTATCCGTTTAAATTCTGCCTCTCATCGAAAAGAAGCTCATGTCTTTTACGAACGGATTGGATATGAGGGGAATAAAACACAGAAGCGATTTTTGAAAATAATGAATTAA
- the lepA gene encoding translation elongation factor 4, with protein sequence MPNFEELKKRQEKIRNFSIIAHIDHGKSTLADRILEKTETVSSREMQAQLLDSMDLERERGITIKLNAIELNYTAKDGETYIFHLIDTPGHVDFTYEVSRSLAACEGAILVVDAAQGIEAQTLANVYLALDNDLEILPVINKIDLPAADPERVRTEVEDVIGLDASEAVLASAKAGIGIEEILEQIVEKVPAPTGDVEAPLQALIFDSVYDAYRGVILQVRVVNGMVKPGDKIQLMSNGKTFDVTEVGIFTPKAVGRDFLATGDVGYIAASIKTVADTRVGDTVTLASNPASEPLHGYKQMNPMVFAGLYPIESNKYNDLREALEKLQLNDASLQFEPETSQALGFGFRCGFLGLLHMDVIQERLEREFNIDLIMTAPSVIYKVNLTDGEALDVSNPSEFPDPTKIASIEEPYVKAQIMVPQEFVGAVMELAQRKRGDFVTMDYIDENRVNVIYQIPLAEIVFDFFDKLKSSTRGYASFDYELSEYRPSKLVKMDILLNGDTVDALSFIVHKDFAYERGKLIVEKLKKIIPRQQFEVPIQAAIGHKIVARTDIKALRKNVLAKCYGGDVSRKRKLLEKQKAGKKRMKAIGSVEVPQEAFLSVLSMDEE encoded by the coding sequence ATGCCAAATTTTGAAGAATTAAAAAAACGACAAGAGAAGATTCGGAACTTCTCGATCATCGCCCATATTGACCATGGAAAGTCAACCTTGGCCGATCGAATTTTAGAAAAAACCGAAACCGTGTCTAGTCGGGAGATGCAAGCCCAACTCCTAGACAGTATGGACCTAGAGCGGGAACGTGGGATTACCATCAAGCTGAATGCCATCGAGTTGAACTACACGGCTAAAGATGGGGAAACCTATATCTTTCACTTGATTGACACACCAGGACACGTGGACTTTACCTATGAGGTTTCGCGGTCGCTTGCTGCCTGTGAGGGTGCCATTCTCGTAGTAGATGCTGCTCAAGGGATTGAAGCTCAGACACTAGCCAATGTCTACCTTGCTTTGGACAATGATTTGGAAATCCTGCCAGTTATCAATAAAATCGACTTGCCAGCTGCAGATCCAGAACGGGTGCGCACAGAAGTAGAAGATGTCATCGGGTTGGATGCTAGTGAGGCAGTCTTAGCTTCTGCCAAGGCTGGTATCGGGATTGAAGAGATTTTGGAGCAGATCGTTGAGAAAGTTCCAGCACCGACGGGTGATGTTGAAGCCCCTCTTCAAGCCTTGATCTTTGACTCTGTATATGATGCCTATCGTGGGGTAATCCTTCAGGTCCGAGTGGTCAATGGAATGGTCAAACCAGGCGATAAGATCCAACTCATGAGCAATGGTAAGACATTTGATGTCACCGAGGTTGGGATTTTTACTCCTAAAGCAGTTGGACGCGATTTCCTTGCAACTGGAGACGTTGGCTATATAGCGGCCTCTATCAAGACCGTTGCGGATACCCGTGTCGGGGATACGGTGACCCTAGCTTCCAATCCGGCAAGTGAGCCACTACATGGATACAAGCAAATGAACCCAATGGTTTTTGCTGGTCTTTACCCAATTGAATCTAACAAATACAATGATCTTCGTGAAGCTTTGGAAAAATTGCAATTGAATGATGCCAGTCTTCAATTTGAACCGGAAACTTCTCAAGCCCTCGGTTTTGGTTTCCGTTGTGGTTTCTTGGGGCTCCTTCATATGGACGTTATCCAGGAGCGTTTGGAGCGTGAGTTCAATATTGACTTGATTATGACGGCACCGTCTGTTATCTACAAGGTTAATTTGACAGATGGAGAAGCACTGGATGTCTCCAACCCTTCTGAGTTCCCAGATCCAACCAAGATCGCTTCGATCGAAGAACCGTATGTTAAAGCCCAAATCATGGTGCCACAAGAGTTTGTCGGGGCGGTTATGGAATTAGCCCAACGGAAACGCGGGGATTTTGTGACCATGGATTACATCGATGAAAATCGGGTAAATGTCATCTATCAAATCCCACTGGCGGAAATTGTCTTTGATTTCTTTGATAAATTGAAATCCTCTACTCGTGGCTATGCGAGCTTTGATTATGAGTTGTCTGAATACCGTCCTTCTAAATTGGTTAAAATGGATATCCTTCTTAATGGCGATACTGTCGATGCCCTCAGCTTTATCGTTCACAAGGATTTTGCCTATGAACGTGGTAAGTTAATCGTTGAGAAACTCAAGAAGATTATCCCTCGTCAACAGTTTGAAGTGCCTATCCAAGCAGCCATCGGTCATAAGATCGTGGCCCGTACAGATATCAAGGCCCTTCGTAAGAACGTCTTGGCCAAGTGTTATGGTGGGGACGTCTCACGGAAACGTAAGCTTCTTGAAAAACAAAAGGCTGGTAAGAAACGGATGAAGGCAATTGGATCTGTAGAAGTACCACAGGAAGCCTTCTTATCTGTCTTGTCAATGGATGAAGAATAA
- a CDS encoding YkgJ family cysteine cluster protein, which translates to MTQEIDIEKYHQLALQKQKEHRKVLANLKKKPPKNLDKIAQEIHDEVFQEIDCTACANCCKTLGPDFKEADITRIAKYFKMKLPAFEAEFLQVDEDGDKVFKSMPCPFLGGDNLCSIYDVRPKACREFPHTDRKKIYQINHLTIKNTLTCPAAYLFVEKLKDRL; encoded by the coding sequence ATGACACAGGAAATTGATATTGAAAAATACCATCAGTTAGCTCTCCAAAAGCAAAAGGAGCACCGCAAGGTATTGGCGAATCTCAAGAAGAAGCCACCTAAGAATTTAGATAAAATAGCGCAAGAAATCCACGATGAAGTTTTCCAAGAAATCGATTGTACGGCTTGTGCTAATTGCTGCAAGACCTTAGGGCCCGATTTTAAGGAAGCCGATATCACGCGGATCGCCAAATATTTCAAGATGAAACTTCCTGCTTTTGAGGCAGAATTTCTTCAAGTTGACGAAGATGGGGACAAGGTTTTTAAATCCATGCCTTGCCCCTTTCTTGGTGGGGACAATCTCTGTTCCATTTATGATGTTCGTCCAAAAGCTTGTCGGGAATTCCCTCACACCGATCGCAAGAAGATTTATCAGATCAACCATCTAACCATCAAGAATACCCTCACTTGCCCAGCGGCTTATTTATTTGTAGAAAAATTGAAGGATCGTTTGTAA
- a CDS encoding YjjG family noncanonical pyrimidine nucleotidase has product MAYRFLLFDLDHTLLDFESAEETALTQMLEDMNFQDVQAFKDYYKPMNQGLWKDLEQKKLTKQELVDSRFAIGFAHFGITVDGAEMALRYQDYISLQGQSFHGAEDLLARLEKAGYQLYGATNGVTAIQEGRLAHSTIASYFKEVFISEQLHTQKPEPAFFDKVGQLIPGFSKEETLMIGDSLTADIAGGNAAGIDTVWYNPDHKANTSQVVPTYTVSNYQEIADLLIK; this is encoded by the coding sequence ATGGCATATAGATTTTTACTTTTTGATTTGGACCATACCTTGTTGGACTTTGAATCTGCTGAAGAAACAGCCTTGACGCAGATGTTAGAAGACATGAATTTTCAAGATGTACAGGCCTTTAAGGATTACTACAAACCCATGAACCAAGGGCTCTGGAAGGATTTGGAACAAAAGAAATTAACCAAGCAAGAGCTCGTGGATAGTCGGTTTGCGATTGGGTTTGCCCACTTTGGGATCACGGTTGATGGGGCTGAGATGGCTCTTCGCTACCAAGATTACATCAGTCTTCAGGGGCAGTCTTTCCACGGTGCGGAGGACTTACTGGCTCGACTTGAAAAAGCAGGTTACCAGCTCTATGGTGCAACGAACGGAGTGACTGCCATTCAAGAAGGACGCTTAGCTCATTCTACAATTGCTTCTTATTTCAAAGAGGTCTTTATCTCTGAACAGCTTCATACTCAGAAACCAGAACCTGCTTTTTTTGACAAAGTTGGCCAACTGATTCCAGGGTTCAGCAAGGAAGAGACCCTTATGATCGGAGATTCTTTGACAGCAGATATCGCAGGAGGAAATGCTGCGGGGATTGATACCGTATGGTATAATCCTGATCACAAGGCAAATACCAGCCAAGTAGTGCCGACTTATACCGTTAGCAACTATCAAGAAATCGCCGATTTACTGATAAAATAA